Genomic window (Pseudoliparis swirei isolate HS2019 ecotype Mariana Trench chromosome 23, NWPU_hadal_v1, whole genome shotgun sequence):
aaaattattctcaGGTGAGACACAATTCCTCAAAGGCATAAGTCTTCCAGGACCTCCATTTTTCacatcacttttatttttctttccatttGTGTCTGACGTGCAGCGGCGTGTGTGTTCGCCCTTGCTCGTGCACATGATTGTTAATCCTTCATCACATTGTTGTATTCAAATCATCGGAGGGAAATGGGCGGCAACCAAGataacagaggggcgacgtccCACCCCTTTCCGgtgtcttccccccccccatcggacCGTATTTCATAAAAACGTGTCCAGGGTTTAATGGCAAAAGACTAATATCATTTGATCCTGTTTGtcaatttttaaatgtaattttccaCGGCAAGAAAGTTGGTTTGTGTGAAACCGCCCGGGGAGCTACGTTGTTTCCCGCGTTGCACAATGTACGTCACAAACACGGCCGTTACCCCGGCATGCAGCGAGGTAGCGTAGCTATAACTCCACGCCAAAATGTCGCAGTTATCCTACCTGATGCGTTTCATCAGCAACTCTGTTTATCAACCGGAAAGAGAATGAACCAGCGAGACTCGCATCACAGGCGTCATTTTAAAACAGTTTAAAAACCAAATGCCACTTTCTGTTTGTGGTAAATTATCTTTTCATATTgtcaaacatgtgtgtgtatgtatttcattGCACAATTCAACGGGATCAAAAAGTCATGTCTTTCTCGCCGTTGGTTTTTTCGTGGAGATACGGTCCCATGGCGGTCCACCAGAAGGGGGTGGGACTTTCCCTCTCTGTAGCCCAGCAGGCACCGAGAAACAGCGGTGCAGATTTGAAAGGCGTCTGGCACTCCATCCAGAACAGAGGTCTGTGACCCGACTCATTGGAAACAAAACGACTCGGCTGCACCGCTGTTCTCTCGCCTGCTTCATGACGAGCGATGAACACACACCTCCGCCAGACCCCCTTTTTTTGAGGTTGTCGTATTTCTCTCTTCCCATCAACAGAACAGCTCGATCCTGTCACATGTGAGTTAACGCTCTCCCTTCCATTCACTCTTTCTCCCCACCTGCTTCTGTCATCACCTCCCAcccctcaccctccctccctccctttcccctttttgctggagcgcACTGTTGTGGGAGTCACTTAGTAAATCGAGGGCAGAGGTGACGTGTCCTGCCAGCCAATAGGAAGTAAGGGAGGAAGTTTGTTTGCAGATCGGTGGCAGCCCTTTTTATGTTCCTGTGAAAAATTCAGCCAGACAATGGAAAAATAAGAGGGTGGGGTCTTTgctgaggagaaaaaaaatcagcaaTTTTTGCTCTGGGACATATTTGTGTGGTTGAATTTTTCATCATCTGTAAAGCTACCCTGTCCGAAGTTTGACTGCTTTTCTcttttgcattattattatttattttgtcttaaTTTATCAAGAGGTTTAGTGAAACAACGGTAGTCCAGAATCAGATGAATTGATCCTCCAGGGCCTTCACTGTGTTCGACCGTCTCTGAGAACAGATTGATGAATAAATGACACATGCAGACAACTTCTGACAAAGCTGTACGACGGCATtcctttaaattattttaatctCTACATGTACAATGTACTCACTCTACCTACCTGCAGTGGAGCTTTTGGAAATTGGCTGACGTCGTTTCCATTATTTTTAGTGACAAAAATGCTTTAcaacttattttaaaaaacaaataataaaaaaacagtaaCACTTGTAGGAAGGGGCCGAaaatgattgttttttaaatttgtgtgCTTTGGGTTCACTGGATTGTTCTGCGTTGGGTAACAGGTGATGGGTTACTGATCAGGGTCTCTGGGTGTTTGCAGATTTGGGCACTAACATGAtgtggtgtttgtttgtgtgtgtggcgggggggAATGCTTGGGTGCAATGTGTttgttgcttgtgtgtgtgtttggtatcCCTCCTTTGATCACTTCATGTTTACATATGTTTGTACACTCCGTGTTCTCCCTTCTCAGACGTAAGTATGTTGGTAATTTTCTTCCAAAAGTACCGTTCTGTTGAATGAGTGACGGATCATAATAATACGAGGTTCTCCCGACGTATCAGCGGTTGAATCTGAATCCACGGCTGAGAACCGTCCTGATTTATTGCTTTTGAAAATGGAAAGCGTTGTTAAGATGTCGCTGTTCTCTTGTTGTCCGTCCAGGGGGAGCTGgagaagcagctgctgcaggccaACCCCATCCTCGAGGCCTTTGGCAACGCCAAGACGGTCAAGAACGACAACTCCTCCCGATTTGTAAGACTCGGTGCTCCCTCTTATGAACCGCCTGTTTTTGCTGCTGGACTGCTCCACACATctctgagtttttatttgtatttttcctccTCCAGGGAAAATTCATCAGGATAAACTTTGACGTCAACGGTTACATCGTCGGTGCCAATATTGAAACTTGTATCCTCGATGCTGTCATCTCTAAcccattttttaaagatttaaagacatttttagtgcttgtttttctttgtctcaAGGCGATGCATAAATAACATGTTTTGAAATGCAGCCCTGGTAGTATGGGGGAAACCTTTTCCTTGACAGATTGACTACCAGACCTGTTGGAGAAGTCCCGTGCCATTCGCCAGGCCAAAGACGAGAGGACCTTCCACATCTTCTACTACCTGCTCACGGGGGCCGGAGATAAATTGCGCGGTAAGCGACATGTCGCACAACTCTGTTTTCAAGTTGTCTCCTTTCTGCACTCGACTCACTGCGACATCCTTTTCCCCTCAGATGAACTCCTCCTTGAGAATTACAACAACTACCGTTTCCTCTCCAACGGGAACGTGACCATTCCTGGGCAGCAGGACAAGGACCTGTTTACAGAGACCCTGGAGGCCTTTAAGATCATGAGTATCCCCGAGGATGAGCAAATAGGTAAGTAACGCACAAGGCAAATTACTTTtaaattacttctttttttcccctcagtgCAACGCAAAACCACACTTATGCTCCCGTTTGTTCTTGTCGTGCAGGCTTGTTGAAGGTAGTGGCCTCTGTGCTGCAGCTCGGGAACATGACCTTCAAGAAGGAGCGCCACACAGACCAGGCCGCCATGCCCGACGACACCAGTACGTCAAAGCGGTACCTGAAGTAGCCGTCAGCGCTGCAGAGAACCCCGACGAGCTGTCGACGATCCTGCATCTCAAATCTCGTTTAGCCCTCTCCTCGTCTTTTAACTCCACCCTTCTTTTTGTTGCTGCcttttgcttcttcttcttttcctccacccCAGCTGCCCAGAAGGTGAGCCACCTCATGGGCATGAATGTCACGGACTTCACCCGGGCCATCCTGTCGCCCCGCATCAAGGTGGGCAGGGACTTCGTCCAGAAGGCTCAGACCCAGGAGCAGGCGGAGTTTGCCGTGGAGGCCCTGGCCAAGGCCACCTACGAGAGGATGTTCCGCTGGCTCGTCATGAGGATCAACAAAGCCCTGGACAAGACCAAGAGGCAGGGAGCCTCCTTCATCGGCATCCTCGACATCGCTGGATTTGAGATCTTTGAGGTAATCCCGACTTGAAAGTGTGGCAGGATCGACCCgtccatgtttttaaaaatttatttgTGCTGTTGATCGACGGTGTTCTTCTCTCCCGTGTCCCCTTCCAGCTGAACTCCTTTGAGCAGCTGTGCATCAACTACACCAACGAGAAGCTGCAGCAGCTCTTCAACCACACCATGTTCAtcctggagcaggaggagtacCAGAGGGAGGGCATCGAGTGGGTCTTCATCGACTTCGGCCTGGACCTGCAGCCCTGCATCGAGCTCATTGAGAAACCCGTGAGTTTTGGAAAACCTACACGCCTGTACGGCTTTCGGTTCCCCAACATGACCCGGCATAATGGCCCGCATACTTCTTTGTTCTTCTATGTTAAGAACTTCACAGCGTTTCGATCTGGTGCCTCACggtctgctctctctcctttgcACTCAGGCCAGCCCCCCCGGGATCTTCGCCCTGCTGGATGAGGAGTGCTGGTTCCCCAAAGCCACGGACAAGAGCTTTGTGGAGAAGGTGCTGCAGGAGCAGGGCACTCACCCCAAGTTCTTTAAGCCCAAGAAACTGAAGGACGAGGCAGACTTCTGCATCATCCATTACGCTGGCAAGGTAGATTTGTCATGAGGATGCGCTCATTATCGCGATGTCCATccatttttatcttttcaacTCTTATGTTCATGTCCCAGGGGTCTAAAAAGAGCCTTCCTCCCTATTGTCACTCCTCAGGTGGACTACAAGGCAGACGAGTGGCTGATGAAGAACATGGACCCCTTGAACGACAACGTGGCCTCACTGCTCAACCAGTCCACCGACAAGTTTGTGTCCGAGCTCTGGAAGGACGGTGAGTTGAGGGTTGAACCCGGAAGTCACAGCTTTCCCGGGTGCGGTGCCGGATAAGGAAATATATGCATATCTCATGTTGGCTTTCAGTATTGTGTTtcagtgttttgtttattttgctcTTCGATTGTCTGGTGTGtggacctttttgtttttagctTCTCAAATCTCACTTTCTTCCGCCCATTTCTTCGTCTGTACGGTCTGTCATTCTCTCTTTTTACTTGGTCTCAGGTACAGAAATGTCAGAGCCTATTTTTATCACCGTTTTCCTATTCTACACTCTGACTCAGGTGACGaggtttcttttttcatttattttgtcctTCCCTCTTATTCCTGATGTCTATTTTGAAACGTGCTTTTTTTCATCCCAATTATTATTCCCTCACTGCCGTCCATCCAAATGTTTCAACTTGTGTTTTGGGTTAAGACTTTCAGTAGATTACGACTGTTTCTTAATCTCCAGTCATTTTACCACTTGTTGCTCTGTCATTGAActctccttttccccccttGTGTAATAGTGTTGTTTGGGGACTCCTGGTGTTGGTCATGGGTACTGCAGCGATGGGTATATACTGCATGGGTTTGGTGTGTTAAAAAAGTAAATcaccacaaacaaatacatgcaCACTGCAACCGCCTCAATTTGCCAATTTaatgacacacatacacacacacacacacacgtattcagTCGAACCATCACACACGTTTTTTACTTTAAGACCTACGAACCGGTGGCGTCAACAGTTTGACCAGCTGCTTCCATTCACTGCACTGAGTTTTGTTTTCGTTATGGTGTGTCATCCCTCCACGCTTCACTGGTGACTCCAATCTTGTCCTCCTCTGCCTGATTCCCATCTCCCTCAGCATTCCCTCTGTGTTGGTGTGGTGTGTCACTGGTCCTGGTGTTATGAACCGCCCCCACGCTCTCTGTCTGGGCTTATGTTTACCAAAAACAGAAGGAGACACAATGGCCATGTTTGCATTTTGTTTGACTTTGCCTGGTTCAAATGCTTGGATTTGAAATCCACTGGCTTCTTACACATTGTCTCTCGCCTCTCGTTTTATTGTTTTCAGTGGACCGCATCGTGGGTCTGGATAAGGTGTCCATGTCCGAAATGCCCGGTGCCTTCAAGACCCGCAAGGGTATGTTCCGCACGGTGGGCCAGCTGTACAAGGAGCAGCTGTCCAAGCTCATGGCCACTCTGAGGAACACCAACCCCAACTTTGTCCGTTGCATCATCCCCAACCACGAGAAGAAGGTACATGAGAAATACTGTCATCTATCTGGGTGTTTCTACTGCAGGTCTTTCTGCCCTGAGGAACTCAATGTAGTTATTGTTCTATAGTCCCAGGGACAGGatttaaaattgtttaaaaatcCTTGTGGCGGTATTAGTGCTTTTTATTGTTAAAGGAAGTTCACGAGTGATGTTTGAATGGTCTGATTGGTCAAACACCAATGATGACTCCAACTTGTGAACTACTGTTTTCACACAAGAAACCCTAAAAACTAGTCGACTAATCGTCACTATACTTGTTGGATCATCCACTGTGTTGAATGGAGCTTAACGATAAACGTTCTCTGTTCCCAGGCTGGTAAACTGGATCCCCACCTGGTCCTGGACCAGCTGCGGTGCAACGGTGTGCTGGAGGGCATCCGTATCTGCAGACAGGGCTTCCCCAACCGCATCGTCTTCCAGGAGTTCCGACAGAGGTACACCAAATGATAACGCTGTTCCCAGCATGCCTCCCAGGGGGGAGGCATGTGTCGGACAAACATAAATCCTCTCATCCGCTTTCTCTCCAAGGTACGAAATCCTCACTCCTAATGCCATCCCCAAGGGCTTCATGGATGGAAAGCAGGCCTGCGTGCTCATGGTGAGGCTCCACACAGTCCTGGCCGCGCTCTGCACCGAGTCCCGCTGCCGTTTAACTTGAGCTGTGCGTCTCCCGTCAGATAAAAAGCCTGGAGCTGGATCCCAACCTGTTCCGGATTGGCCAGAGCAAAGTGTTCTTCAGGGCGGGAGTCCTcgctcacctggaggaggagagagacatgaagaTCACCGACATCATCATCAGTTTCCAGGCCTGGTGCAGAGGCTACGTGGCCCGCAAGTAAGAAAAGATGTTCTGCGACTCGGCTGTTGAATAACAAATCGTTTTGAGTGACGACCCAACATTTAGATATGCATCTCTGAACTAATATTGCTTCGTAGGGCTTTTGCCAAGCGACAGCAGCAGCTGACTGCCATGAAGGTGATCCAGAGAAACTGTGCCGCTTATCTCAAGCTCAGGAACTGGCAGTGGTGGAGGCTCTTCACCAAGGTCAGCCCCAGCCGCTTACTTTAAAATCTCCTCgtccccttttttcttctttattgtcctctaacttgtttgtgtttgtcctccaggtgaagccTCTTCTGCAAGTCagcaggcaggaggaggagatgcaggcCAAGGAGGACGAGCtggtgaaggtgaaggagaagcaTCTGTATGCCgagcagcagctccaggagATGGACGAAAAGCAGCATCAGGTAGAACTTAAGAAACGACAAACCTGTTAAATTTATTGTCCTATTTTCCTCTTTAGCAAATTGTTATGAAATGTAGAAGCAACATCCACATAATgttatatgatgtgtgtgaaTCATATAGAAGTGCTGTTAACCGCCTTTCCTTTGCACGCTTCCAGCTGAGCGCAGAGAAGATGGCCCTGCAGGAGCAGCTCCAGGCCGAGACGGAGCTCTGCGCCGAGGCGGAGGAGATGAGAGCTCGTCTGGCCGCCAGgaagcaggagctggaggagatccTCCACGACCTGGAGGCccgcgtggaggaggaggaggagcgcgccTCGCATCTCTCGTCCGAGAAAAAGAAGATGCAGCAGAACATCGGAGTACGTTCCACTTGCCTCCGTGACACCCGCTGATTACATGCAACGCAGTTTGGATTGGCTAACGTTCATCTGCTCGCAGGActtggagcagcagctggacgaggaggaagcggcCAGACAGAAGCTTCAGCTGGAGAAGGTCACCTTGGAGTCCAAGATGAAGAAGATCGAAGATGAAGTCATGGTTCTGGACGACCAGAACGGCAAACTAAACAAGGTGAGGACGAGGAGAACCGTCGCCACTGACTGACACTTGGATTGGTCAACAGGAGTCGTGGTGACTTGTTGTTGGTGTAAGCGCTCAATCTTCAGATGAACCGAAGATGGAGCTCGTAACAAATACTGCGCTTGATTTAAACCCTTTTCCGCTAAAAACTAATGTAAGAAAGGAATGTGCGTCATCTCTGGGGATACTTGTTGTTGACcggttatgtttttttgttgttgtgactaCAGGAGAAGAAGTTGCTGGAGGAGAGGATCTACGAGTACACCACCaacctgacggaggaggaggagaaatccAAGAGCCTGCAGAAACTCAAGACCAAACACGAGGCCATGATCACAGACCTGGAGGGTAGGACGAGACCACGATGGGCTCCATTATAGCTATTGTAGAAGTCACTGGTCCTAAACAGATGTTGTCTATTGTTTTCCTCCCCGCTTTATAAACTCATTTGTTaattgtctccctctctctcagacCGCCTGCGCAGGGAGGAGAAGCAGCGGCAGGAGCTGGAAAAGAACCGACGCAAGCTGGACGGCGACTTCAACGAGATCCACGACCAGATTGCCGAGCTACAGGCCCAGATTGCAGAGCTCCGCGCCCAACTCgccaagaaggaagaagagctcCAGGCAGCTCTGGCCAGGTCTGTATGGGCATGTCTCACTGCTCCTTGTTCTTTATCAATTGTTCTGTACTTTTATttcaatttctttcttttttttaatcgatttgTATTTCTCCCGTCAGGattgaggaggaggcggcgcagAAGAATCTGGCGCAGAAAAAGATCCGCGAGATGGAGGCGCAGCTCTCTGAGCTGCaggaggacctggacctggagagGCAGGCTCGCACCAAGGCGGAGAAACACCGCAGGGACCTGGGAGAAGAGCTGGAGGCCCTCAAGACGGAGCTGGAGGACACTCAGGACTCCACCGCCGCTCAGCAGGAACTCCGGTAGAGACACCAGTCTGTTAAAGTGTGGGTTTTTTGAGTCGATCATTCATCTTGACACAAGGAGATTAagcctgtctcccctcctcagGTCCAAGCGTGAGACCGAGGTGACTCATCTCAAAAAGACTCTGGACGACGAAGCCAAGGTTCACGAACATCAGCTGGGTGAGATGAGGCAGAAACACGGCCAGGCCTTCGACGAGCTCAACGAGCAGCTGGAGCAGGCCAAGAGGGTAAGAGACCCGTATCGGAACTACTTTGAGTTTCCCTCGAGCCCATTTGTTATTGTCACTGGCATTAATGGTTTCATCGCCCGCAGAACAAAGTGTCCATGGAGAAGGCCAAGCAGGCTCTGGAGTCCGAGAGGAACGAGCTGGCCATTGAGATGCAGACGCTGATGCAGGGGAAGGGAGACTCTGAGCACCGCCGGAAGAAGGCCGAAGCCCAggtccaggagctgctgctcaAACACTCTGAGAGCGAGCGCCAGAGGCTGGAGCAGGCTGAGAAACTGGCCAAAGTGCAGGTACGAGGCTCTCTGCGTGTGTCCGACTCACGATTGTGGTCAACAAATGAGGCTAAACCTGTGTCTTCATGAAAGCGTCTATTATATCTCCGTACGGATAGAACACCGATAAGGTGATGCGTTTCCGTTCGGGGGTTCACTCGTTGCCTTTTTGTCCACAGACCGAACTGGAGAGCGTGACCACCGTGCTGAGTGACCTCGAGGGCAAGTCCATCAAGGCTACAAAAGACTGCTCTGCTGTGGAGTCCCAGCTGCAGGATGTTCAGGTATGAACTGACTCTCTTTGTGGAGCCTCCTGTATGTTCAGCGATGACACAAACTTTATTCAACAATATTCCCTCCCTCTGGATGCTTTAGCAACATTTCTTATACATTTGTACCCTGCGTTTCAAGACTAAGCATAACGGGTTTCTTAATGGACCACGATTGGTATCTAAACTCTCAAATCCGGCTGACTTGTGTCTGAGGCTCATTTAAGGTGAAACTTCCCCTCTTTGGTCGGTGAATTTTTCAATATTCTTGTGTCAAACTGCACGTTCATCATTCTGCACAGCGAAGCTCGCGCATCCAAAAGAAACAATATCAGGAGGAATACATGTTTAGAGTGGAGGAGGACTTTAATTTGTAGTATTTCTTCCAACCGATCATATAATTGATCAGGTATATTTCTTACATTTTAAGATCACTGATAATATCACATAAATCCAATTGTCACCTCACTCTGCGTCACACTCCCATGTTTCCAACAGGAACTGCTCCAGGAGGAGACGCGCCAGAAGCTGTCCAACAGCACACGTCTGCGCCAGCTGGAGGACGAGCAGAACAACCTGAGggaacagctggaggaggaagaggagaccaagaggaatGTGGAGAAGCATCTGCAAACCGTTCAGGCTCAGGTCAGAAGAAACACTCGGCTACTGCTGCCTCCATGAGGGGTTTCTGAAGCCTCGCAGTATTGAATGTTCAAGTGACACGCCTCCTCCTTTCCCTACAGCTTCTtgaaatgaagaagaagttcgAGCAGGATGCCGGTTGCCTGGAGAGCGCCGAGGAGGGCAAGAAGAGGCTCCAGAGGGACCTGGAGGGGCTGAGCCAGCGCATGGAGGAGAAATGCTCCGCCTTCGAGAAGCTGGACAAAACCAAGACGCGTGTCCAGCAGGAGCTGGACGACCTGCTGGTCGACCAGGACCACCTGCGGCAGATCGTCTCCAACctggagaagaagcagaagaagtttgacCAGGTGAGATGTGTTTGTGAAACATGACTAATCTTTCATGGGCTTGAAATCTAAAGCATTGACACTCGTCATCCCAACTCTGCTCAGATGCTGGCCGAGGAGAAGAACATTTCTGCCCGTTACGCAGAGGAGCGAGACAAGGCTGAAGCCGAGGCCCGCGAAAAGGATACCCGGGCCCTGGCGTTGACCCGCGAGCTGGACTCCATGATGGACATCAAGGACGAAGT
Coding sequences:
- the LOC130188120 gene encoding myosin-9-like isoform X1: MSTADEFLYVDRNVVNNPLAQADWATKKLVWVPSERLGFEVGSVKEERGDECVVELADSGKKIRVNKDDIQKMNPPKFSKVEDMAELTCLNEASVLHNLKERYYSGLIYTYSGLFCVVINPYKNLPIYSEEIVDMYKGKKRHEMPPHIYAITDTSYRSMMQDREDQSILCTGESGAGKTENTKKVIQYLAHVASSHKAKKDQNSSILSHGELEKQLLQANPILEAFGNAKTVKNDNSSRFGKFIRINFDVNGYIVGANIETYLLEKSRAIRQAKDERTFHIFYYLLTGAGDKLRDELLLENYNNYRFLSNGNVTIPGQQDKDLFTETLEAFKIMSIPEDEQIGLLKVVASVLQLGNMTFKKERHTDQAAMPDDTTAQKVSHLMGMNVTDFTRAILSPRIKVGRDFVQKAQTQEQAEFAVEALAKATYERMFRWLVMRINKALDKTKRQGASFIGILDIAGFEIFELNSFEQLCINYTNEKLQQLFNHTMFILEQEEYQREGIEWVFIDFGLDLQPCIELIEKPASPPGIFALLDEECWFPKATDKSFVEKVLQEQGTHPKFFKPKKLKDEADFCIIHYAGKVDYKADEWLMKNMDPLNDNVASLLNQSTDKFVSELWKDVDRIVGLDKVSMSEMPGAFKTRKGMFRTVGQLYKEQLSKLMATLRNTNPNFVRCIIPNHEKKAGKLDPHLVLDQLRCNGVLEGIRICRQGFPNRIVFQEFRQRYEILTPNAIPKGFMDGKQACVLMIKSLELDPNLFRIGQSKVFFRAGVLAHLEEERDMKITDIIISFQAWCRGYVARKAFAKRQQQLTAMKVIQRNCAAYLKLRNWQWWRLFTKVKPLLQVSRQEEEMQAKEDELVKVKEKHLYAEQQLQEMDEKQHQLSAEKMALQEQLQAETELCAEAEEMRARLAARKQELEEILHDLEARVEEEEERASHLSSEKKKMQQNIGDLEQQLDEEEAARQKLQLEKVTLESKMKKIEDEVMVLDDQNGKLNKEKKLLEERIYEYTTNLTEEEEKSKSLQKLKTKHEAMITDLEDRLRREEKQRQELEKNRRKLDGDFNEIHDQIAELQAQIAELRAQLAKKEEELQAALARIEEEAAQKNLAQKKIREMEAQLSELQEDLDLERQARTKAEKHRRDLGEELEALKTELEDTQDSTAAQQELRSKRETEVTHLKKTLDDEAKVHEHQLGEMRQKHGQAFDELNEQLEQAKRNKVSMEKAKQALESERNELAIEMQTLMQGKGDSEHRRKKAEAQVQELLLKHSESERQRLEQAEKLAKVQTELESVTTVLSDLEGKSIKATKDCSAVESQLQDVQELLQEETRQKLSNSTRLRQLEDEQNNLREQLEEEEETKRNVEKHLQTVQAQLLEMKKKFEQDAGCLESAEEGKKRLQRDLEGLSQRMEEKCSAFEKLDKTKTRVQQELDDLLVDQDHLRQIVSNLEKKQKKFDQMLAEEKNISARYAEERDKAEAEAREKDTRALALTRELDSMMDIKDEVDRNNKLLRAEMEDLVSSKDDVGKSVHELEKAKRAMEQQLEEMKTQLEELEDELQGTEDAKLRLEVNMQAMKAQYERDLSGRDEMGEEKKRALVKQVREMEMELEDERKQRSAAVAGRKKLELDLKELEAGIDMANKNRDEALKQLKKLQAQMKDLIRELEDTRMSREEILAQSKETEKKLKGMEAEMIQMQEELAAAERVKRQAQQERDELQDEINNQATKNALVAEEKRRLEARIGQLEEELEEEQCNTELTNDRLKKAVLQTDQMNVELTAERSTCQRVEGARCQLERQNKELKLKLQELEGMVKSKYKANMASLESKIVALEEQLDMETRERQGATKLVRRTEKKLKEVILQVDDERRNTEQYKDQMDKLNSRMKQLKRQLEEAEEEAQRANANRRKLQRELEDATESADVVNREVTTLKNKLRRGDFPFTVRRTVTRAGIESDEDSEPKSETPEPKPE
- the LOC130188120 gene encoding myosin-9-like isoform X2, whose amino-acid sequence is MSTADEFLYVDRNVVNNPLAQADWATKKLVWVPSERLGFEVGSVKEERGDECVVELADSGKKIRVNKDDIQKMNPPKFSKVEDMAELTCLNEASVLHNLKERYYSGLIYTYSGLFCVVINPYKNLPIYSEEIVDMYKGKKRHEMPPHIYAITDTSYRSMMQDREDQSILCTGESGAGKTENTKKVIQYLAHVASSHKAKKDQGELEKQLLQANPILEAFGNAKTVKNDNSSRFGKFIRINFDVNGYIVGANIETYLLEKSRAIRQAKDERTFHIFYYLLTGAGDKLRDELLLENYNNYRFLSNGNVTIPGQQDKDLFTETLEAFKIMSIPEDEQIGLLKVVASVLQLGNMTFKKERHTDQAAMPDDTTAQKVSHLMGMNVTDFTRAILSPRIKVGRDFVQKAQTQEQAEFAVEALAKATYERMFRWLVMRINKALDKTKRQGASFIGILDIAGFEIFELNSFEQLCINYTNEKLQQLFNHTMFILEQEEYQREGIEWVFIDFGLDLQPCIELIEKPASPPGIFALLDEECWFPKATDKSFVEKVLQEQGTHPKFFKPKKLKDEADFCIIHYAGKVDYKADEWLMKNMDPLNDNVASLLNQSTDKFVSELWKDVDRIVGLDKVSMSEMPGAFKTRKGMFRTVGQLYKEQLSKLMATLRNTNPNFVRCIIPNHEKKAGKLDPHLVLDQLRCNGVLEGIRICRQGFPNRIVFQEFRQRYEILTPNAIPKGFMDGKQACVLMIKSLELDPNLFRIGQSKVFFRAGVLAHLEEERDMKITDIIISFQAWCRGYVARKAFAKRQQQLTAMKVIQRNCAAYLKLRNWQWWRLFTKVKPLLQVSRQEEEMQAKEDELVKVKEKHLYAEQQLQEMDEKQHQLSAEKMALQEQLQAETELCAEAEEMRARLAARKQELEEILHDLEARVEEEEERASHLSSEKKKMQQNIGDLEQQLDEEEAARQKLQLEKVTLESKMKKIEDEVMVLDDQNGKLNKEKKLLEERIYEYTTNLTEEEEKSKSLQKLKTKHEAMITDLEDRLRREEKQRQELEKNRRKLDGDFNEIHDQIAELQAQIAELRAQLAKKEEELQAALARIEEEAAQKNLAQKKIREMEAQLSELQEDLDLERQARTKAEKHRRDLGEELEALKTELEDTQDSTAAQQELRSKRETEVTHLKKTLDDEAKVHEHQLGEMRQKHGQAFDELNEQLEQAKRNKVSMEKAKQALESERNELAIEMQTLMQGKGDSEHRRKKAEAQVQELLLKHSESERQRLEQAEKLAKVQTELESVTTVLSDLEGKSIKATKDCSAVESQLQDVQELLQEETRQKLSNSTRLRQLEDEQNNLREQLEEEEETKRNVEKHLQTVQAQLLEMKKKFEQDAGCLESAEEGKKRLQRDLEGLSQRMEEKCSAFEKLDKTKTRVQQELDDLLVDQDHLRQIVSNLEKKQKKFDQMLAEEKNISARYAEERDKAEAEAREKDTRALALTRELDSMMDIKDEVDRNNKLLRAEMEDLVSSKDDVGKSVHELEKAKRAMEQQLEEMKTQLEELEDELQGTEDAKLRLEVNMQAMKAQYERDLSGRDEMGEEKKRALVKQVREMEMELEDERKQRSAAVAGRKKLELDLKELEAGIDMANKNRDEALKQLKKLQAQMKDLIRELEDTRMSREEILAQSKETEKKLKGMEAEMIQMQEELAAAERVKRQAQQERDELQDEINNQATKNALVAEEKRRLEARIGQLEEELEEEQCNTELTNDRLKKAVLQTDQMNVELTAERSTCQRVEGARCQLERQNKELKLKLQELEGMVKSKYKANMASLESKIVALEEQLDMETRERQGATKLVRRTEKKLKEVILQVDDERRNTEQYKDQMDKLNSRMKQLKRQLEEAEEEAQRANANRRKLQRELEDATESADVVNREVTTLKNKLRRGDFPFTVRRTVTRAGIESDEDSEPKSETPEPKPE